In the Streptomyces sp. cg36 genome, one interval contains:
- a CDS encoding GMC family oxidoreductase — MSSVGFDNIVVGAGSAGSVVARRLVDAGRKVLLVEAGPVDGTEAIHDPTRSVQLWNSDWDWAFQTEPQTHADGRRLPWPRGRTLGGSSSFNGMIYVRGAAADYDSWAYQGAAGWSWKDVEPYFRRLEGFDGGPEGGRGTGGPLHVQRNPGPDALVRSWVEAATQYGLPFNEDYNSGDQYGVSYTQHTIKDHRRQSTWVAYGRAVQDNPLLTVVTGALVTRVVFDGDRAAGIAYVVDGQEHTARADHDVVLSGGVFGTPQLLMLSGVGPADQLRALGLRVRADLPGVGRNLQDHWSAPLIWKSRKPLPAWAAQGLEAHFFASTRPGLVAPDVQPLFLSFTYPVPGTDLPEHGFSAVGQLLHPHSRGEVRLRSADPAAPLVLDPRVFSDPRDLETLVDNLEMLRDIAAQGALKEWNDGEVLPGPDSTTRDQLRDHVRATVVSGHHQIGTARMGLDALAVVDPELKVYGVRNLRVADASVMPHETSGNTNAPSIMIGEKAADLVLGHTIP; from the coding sequence ATGAGCAGTGTGGGCTTCGACAACATCGTGGTGGGCGCGGGTTCGGCCGGGTCGGTGGTCGCGCGGCGGCTGGTGGACGCCGGACGCAAGGTGCTCCTTGTGGAGGCGGGGCCGGTCGACGGCACCGAGGCGATCCACGACCCCACCCGCTCCGTGCAGTTGTGGAACAGCGACTGGGACTGGGCCTTCCAGACCGAGCCGCAGACCCACGCCGACGGACGGCGGCTGCCCTGGCCGCGCGGCAGGACGCTGGGCGGGTCCAGCTCGTTCAACGGCATGATCTACGTCCGGGGCGCGGCGGCGGACTACGACTCCTGGGCCTACCAGGGCGCGGCCGGCTGGTCCTGGAAGGACGTCGAGCCGTACTTCCGCCGCCTGGAAGGCTTCGACGGCGGACCGGAGGGCGGGCGCGGCACCGGCGGACCACTGCACGTGCAGCGCAATCCCGGCCCCGACGCGCTGGTGCGCTCATGGGTGGAGGCGGCCACGCAGTACGGCCTGCCCTTCAACGAGGACTACAACAGCGGCGACCAGTACGGGGTGAGCTACACCCAGCACACCATCAAGGACCACCGCCGCCAGTCGACCTGGGTGGCCTACGGACGCGCGGTCCAGGACAACCCGCTGCTGACCGTGGTCACCGGCGCGCTCGTGACCCGCGTCGTCTTCGACGGCGACCGCGCGGCCGGAATCGCCTACGTCGTCGACGGCCAGGAGCACACCGCCCGGGCCGACCACGACGTGGTCCTCAGCGGCGGTGTGTTCGGCACCCCGCAGCTGCTCATGCTGTCCGGGGTCGGACCGGCCGACCAGCTGCGCGCCCTCGGGCTGCGGGTCCGCGCCGATCTGCCCGGCGTCGGCCGCAACCTCCAGGACCACTGGTCGGCACCGCTGATCTGGAAGTCCAGGAAGCCCCTGCCGGCCTGGGCGGCGCAGGGCCTGGAGGCCCACTTCTTCGCCTCGACCCGGCCCGGCCTGGTGGCCCCCGACGTCCAGCCGCTCTTCCTGTCGTTCACCTATCCGGTACCCGGCACGGACCTGCCCGAGCACGGCTTCTCCGCCGTCGGCCAGCTCCTCCATCCCCACAGCCGCGGCGAGGTCCGGCTGCGCTCGGCCGACCCGGCGGCCCCGCTGGTCCTGGACCCCCGGGTGTTCTCCGACCCCCGCGACCTGGAGACCCTGGTGGACAACCTGGAGATGCTGCGGGACATCGCCGCGCAGGGCGCGCTCAAGGAATGGAACGACGGTGAAGTACTGCCCGGCCCGGACAGCACGACCCGCGACCAGCTGCGCGACCACGTGCGCGCCACCGTCGTCTCCGGACACCACCAGATCGGCACCGCCCGCATGGGCCTGGACGCCCTGGCCGTCGTCGACCCCGAACTGAAGGTGTACGGGGTGCGGAACCTGCGCGTCGCCGACGCGTCGGTCATGCCGCACGAAACCAGCGGCAACACCAACGCCCCGAGCATCATGATCGGCGAGAAGGCCGCCGACCTCGTCCTCGGCCACACGATCCCGTAA
- a CDS encoding RICIN domain-containing protein, with protein MRSSFRRVGRLLAVPLTVTALVGPALALSAAPAAAAVTTDAYTFTNGNGTLNATGNNDGNQISVTPDGTNYQSFRLIKLGDPGQFNIASTSSGKCVYASQPATQKSCGQDGEQWHFRPVDGKPNAFGLVRRDAASGTEYCMDNRGGLHLWGILAQPNVCNGSAAQEWTVPASKAAEARSLALDYYADLCAKKTSTCSWTQKSEGQPEPLPRQPASSVWYNDTGDKVTQVFTTIYHSGWSQSFGVGTSASVGVSVPVQAMVSTQLQSTTTYQSDQSTINGIAVTVPAKNYGWVDFAAIGKKVTGTWTFDTDNQPWTADATVTVPVINSAAGSTMYIAHTSPNPPGTADVTSADAPALTMATKASFTPDLPDGVTASQDGPNKLKLIDTATGNTVGTIKPSTVVDTKGTTHSVGLTVSGDVITQTIENAPGDTIDGSMTMPAVDYTTARTAAAPPAKAASFKGASMGVVTAGFTRAATSVRSTSLAPTGVVRPAMWPIPDKEHPKNSDEWNKCMAKILGKSMGEGAILSTLLGAAGTGASVGAAAGPEGAAAGAAVGLLTGTVKGLGKAYYVCGTDPG; from the coding sequence ATGAGATCCTCTTTCCGACGCGTCGGACGACTGCTGGCCGTCCCGTTGACCGTCACCGCTCTTGTGGGCCCGGCCCTCGCCCTTTCCGCGGCACCGGCCGCAGCCGCAGTCACGACGGACGCCTACACGTTCACCAACGGCAACGGCACCCTGAATGCGACGGGCAACAACGACGGTAACCAGATATCCGTTACGCCGGACGGCACCAACTACCAGAGCTTCCGCCTGATCAAGCTGGGCGATCCCGGCCAGTTCAACATCGCCAGTACGTCGTCCGGGAAGTGCGTCTACGCAAGCCAGCCGGCCACGCAGAAGTCGTGCGGCCAGGACGGCGAGCAGTGGCACTTCCGTCCTGTGGACGGCAAGCCCAACGCCTTCGGGCTCGTGCGGCGGGACGCCGCCTCCGGCACCGAATACTGCATGGACAACCGGGGCGGCCTTCACCTGTGGGGGATCCTGGCCCAGCCCAACGTCTGCAACGGCAGCGCTGCGCAGGAGTGGACGGTTCCCGCGTCGAAGGCGGCCGAGGCCAGGAGCCTGGCGCTTGACTACTACGCCGACCTGTGCGCCAAGAAGACCTCCACCTGTTCGTGGACGCAGAAGTCCGAGGGGCAGCCCGAGCCGCTGCCCCGTCAGCCCGCCTCGTCGGTCTGGTACAACGACACCGGTGACAAGGTGACGCAGGTCTTCACCACCATCTATCACTCGGGCTGGTCGCAGTCCTTCGGTGTGGGCACGTCGGCCTCGGTCGGTGTGTCCGTTCCCGTCCAGGCCATGGTTTCCACGCAGCTCCAGTCGACCACCACCTACCAGTCCGACCAGTCGACCATCAACGGCATCGCCGTGACCGTCCCCGCCAAGAACTACGGATGGGTCGACTTCGCGGCCATCGGCAAGAAGGTCACCGGTACGTGGACCTTCGACACCGACAACCAGCCGTGGACGGCGGACGCGACCGTGACCGTCCCCGTCATCAACTCGGCGGCCGGCTCCACGATGTACATCGCCCACACCAGCCCGAACCCGCCCGGCACCGCGGACGTGACGAGCGCTGACGCACCGGCGCTGACCATGGCCACCAAGGCGTCGTTCACCCCGGACCTCCCCGACGGCGTCACCGCGTCGCAGGACGGCCCCAACAAACTGAAGCTCATCGACACGGCCACGGGGAACACCGTGGGCACCATCAAGCCGAGCACCGTCGTGGACACCAAGGGGACCACCCACTCGGTCGGTCTGACCGTCTCCGGCGACGTCATCACGCAGACCATCGAGAACGCGCCCGGTGACACCATCGACGGCTCCATGACCATGCCCGCCGTCGACTACACCACCGCCAGGACCGCTGCGGCCCCGCCCGCCAAGGCCGCGTCGTTCAAGGGCGCGTCCATGGGCGTCGTCACCGCCGGGTTTACGCGCGCCGCCACCTCGGTCCGGTCCACCTCCCTCGCGCCGACGGGGGTGGTGCGCCCCGCGATGTGGCCGATCCCCGACAAGGAGCACCCGAAGAACTCCGACGAGTGGAACAAGTGCATGGCGAAGATCCTCGGCAAGAGCATGGGGGAGGGCGCGATCCTGAGCACGCTGCTGGGCGCCGCGGGGACCGGCGCTTCCGTCGGCGCCGCCGCAGGCCCTGAAGGCGCGGCTGCGGGAGCCGCGGTCGGTCTGCTGACCGGCACGGTCAAGGGGCTGGGCAAGGCGTACTACGTCTGCGGCACCGACCCGGGCTGA
- the def gene encoding peptide deformylase produces the protein MTSKRPADSDKQRTLPAEADGGTWLPITEIGHPLLHRRCADVTEFGGGELAQLIKDMFFTMHVAGGVGLAANQVGVDLRLFVYDCPDDTGTRHIGHVLNPELVVTGEERIDRREGCLSVPGAASELSRPAGATVSGQDWQGRPVTVRGTGLFARCLQHESDHVGGVLYVDRIPAVAERDRVLRQMHDHRATVYAEREARARSLAR, from the coding sequence GTGACATCGAAGCGACCCGCCGACAGCGACAAGCAGCGCACTCTGCCCGCCGAGGCCGACGGCGGCACCTGGCTGCCGATCACCGAGATCGGCCATCCCCTGCTCCACCGCCGGTGCGCCGACGTCACCGAATTCGGCGGCGGCGAACTGGCCCAGCTGATCAAGGACATGTTCTTCACGATGCACGTGGCCGGCGGGGTGGGCCTCGCCGCCAACCAGGTCGGCGTCGACCTGCGGCTGTTCGTCTACGACTGCCCGGACGACACCGGCACCCGACACATCGGACACGTCCTCAACCCCGAGCTCGTGGTGACCGGCGAGGAACGGATCGACCGCCGCGAGGGATGCCTCTCCGTTCCCGGCGCCGCCTCGGAGCTGTCCCGCCCGGCCGGCGCCACCGTCAGCGGCCAGGACTGGCAGGGCCGACCCGTCACGGTGCGGGGCACGGGCCTGTTCGCCCGCTGCCTCCAGCACGAGAGCGACCACGTCGGCGGTGTCCTGTACGTCGACAGGATTCCGGCGGTGGCGGAGCGCGACCGGGTGCTCCGGCAGATGCACGACCACCGCGCCACCGTCTACGCCGAGCGCGAGGCGCGAGCGCGCTCGCTGGCCCGATGA
- a CDS encoding SDR family NAD(P)-dependent oxidoreductase has protein sequence MTSASLSGRTVLVTGATSGIGYETARQLAERGATVLVHGRTAEEAQAAADRLIATAGIDAARLCAYGADFTRLDEVEVLAHRVIEAHPHLDVLVNNAAIAAPERHTVTADGNEVAFQVNFLAHYLLTCLLEPALTSDPGGRVVNVSSSLHRTANIQWSDPNRARRYSRLAAYAQSQLALTVFAADPRVTAVSLHPGVCETSLRPLYAHEGDSAAKGAAHVVRLCDPATEIVNGAYYDRDERVAPAPAATENRSVQRLNKLASLLVGHTA, from the coding sequence ATGACCTCCGCATCCCTGTCCGGCCGTACCGTCCTGGTCACCGGAGCCACTTCCGGCATCGGCTACGAGACCGCGCGACAGCTCGCCGAGCGCGGCGCCACCGTCCTGGTCCACGGCCGCACGGCCGAGGAGGCCCAGGCCGCCGCCGACCGGCTCATCGCCACCGCCGGCATCGACGCCGCCCGCCTGTGCGCGTACGGCGCCGACTTCACCCGCCTCGACGAGGTCGAGGTGCTGGCACACCGTGTCATCGAAGCGCACCCGCACCTCGACGTCCTCGTCAACAACGCCGCCATCGCCGCCCCCGAGCGGCACACCGTCACGGCCGACGGCAACGAGGTCGCCTTCCAGGTCAACTTCCTCGCCCACTACCTCCTCACCTGCCTCCTCGAACCCGCCCTCACCAGCGACCCCGGCGGCCGCGTCGTCAACGTGTCCTCCTCGCTCCACCGCACCGCCAACATCCAGTGGTCCGACCCCAACCGGGCCCGGCGCTACTCCCGGCTCGCCGCCTACGCCCAGTCCCAGCTCGCCCTCACGGTCTTCGCCGCCGACCCCCGGGTCACCGCCGTCTCCCTGCACCCCGGCGTCTGCGAAACGTCACTGCGTCCGCTCTACGCGCACGAAGGAGACAGCGCCGCGAAGGGCGCCGCCCACGTCGTACGCCTCTGCGACCCGGCCACCGAGATCGTCAACGGCGCCTACTACGACCGCGACGAACGCGTCGCCCCGGCCCCCGCCGCCACCGAGAACCGCTCGGTACAGCGCCTCAACAAGCTCGCCTCCCTGCTCGTCGGCCACACCGCCTGA
- a CDS encoding NAD(P)-dependent alcohol dehydrogenase — MPLTATAAVSRGPGEDFVVEELELDDPRPDEVLVRYTAAGLCHTDLEATAGHLPTPHPVVLGHEGAGTVEAVGTAVTGFAPGDRVVLSLDSCGGCRNCLGGQPAYCEHHIPLNFHARRADGTVGLGDAAGRPVHDHFFGQSSFASHGLAHPRGLVKVTDNSLPLTTLAPLGCGVITGAGAVLNSLRVRAGATVAVFGLGTVGLAALMAAVAGGATRIIAVDRTPDRLALAQELGATDLVDASTGDTAEAVMDLTRGSGVDYSVESTGAVPIMNTAVAVLAPLGSAAVLGVAALDADLKANAFELLKGRTVTGSVMGHQAPGVLIPRLLDLHRQGRFPLDRLVTTYPLTGINRAVADVKAGTTVKAVLTHRA; from the coding sequence ATGCCCCTCACCGCCACCGCCGCCGTCTCCCGCGGCCCCGGCGAAGACTTCGTCGTCGAGGAACTTGAACTCGACGACCCGCGCCCGGACGAGGTCCTCGTCCGCTACACGGCCGCCGGGCTGTGTCACACCGATCTGGAGGCGACCGCCGGCCATCTCCCCACCCCGCACCCGGTGGTCCTGGGCCACGAGGGCGCCGGCACCGTCGAGGCCGTCGGCACGGCCGTGACCGGCTTCGCCCCGGGCGACCGGGTCGTGCTGAGCCTGGACTCGTGCGGCGGCTGCCGCAACTGCCTGGGCGGGCAGCCCGCGTACTGCGAGCATCACATCCCGCTGAACTTCCACGCGCGGCGCGCGGACGGCACGGTGGGCCTGGGGGACGCGGCGGGCCGTCCGGTGCACGACCACTTCTTCGGCCAGTCCTCGTTCGCCTCCCACGGCCTCGCCCACCCCCGCGGCCTGGTCAAAGTCACCGACAACAGCCTGCCGCTGACCACCCTCGCCCCCCTGGGCTGCGGTGTCATCACCGGCGCCGGAGCCGTCCTCAACTCCCTGCGGGTACGGGCGGGCGCCACGGTGGCGGTCTTCGGCCTCGGCACCGTCGGTCTCGCCGCGCTCATGGCGGCGGTCGCGGGCGGCGCGACACGCATCATCGCGGTCGACCGCACGCCCGACCGTCTCGCCCTGGCCCAGGAGTTGGGCGCCACCGACCTCGTCGACGCCTCCACCGGCGACACCGCCGAGGCCGTCATGGACCTCACCCGGGGCTCGGGGGTGGACTACAGCGTGGAGTCCACCGGCGCCGTCCCCATCATGAACACCGCCGTCGCGGTCCTCGCGCCGCTCGGCTCGGCGGCCGTCCTCGGCGTCGCCGCCCTGGACGCCGACCTCAAGGCCAACGCCTTCGAACTCCTCAAGGGCCGCACGGTCACCGGATCCGTCATGGGCCACCAGGCCCCCGGCGTCCTGATCCCGCGCCTCCTCGACCTCCACCGCCAGGGCCGGTTCCCGCTGGACCGCCTCGTCACCACCTATCCGCTGACCGGCATCAACCGCGCCGTCGCCGACGTCAAGGCCGGCACCACGGTCAAGGCCGTCCTCACCCACCGCGCGTGA
- a CDS encoding GNAT family N-acetyltransferase — translation MIELSRRQLPGYSGWFPRATAGPTALAEHVLTATGRLWADRADRPRAIAVACAGHVLLRGNPDALDPTALTPLSGHYVLAPSRFLPVLGSAFDRVVPWERMVYVQREQPTAPRPPRGVIVRRITASDTRRLAALGADAAWIHASWGGPGELAASGCAWGAFDKGRLLAIACTYFRGSRYEDIAVVTAPDHRRRHLALSCVLALGADAAARGRTASWTCSRYNRASRLLAWHAGFRLEREYVHYATGAAAPHGVTGLRVPV, via the coding sequence ATGATCGAGCTCTCTCGCCGCCAACTCCCCGGGTACAGCGGCTGGTTCCCCCGCGCGACAGCGGGCCCCACCGCCCTGGCCGAACACGTTCTCACCGCAACAGGCCGACTCTGGGCGGACCGCGCCGACCGGCCCCGCGCGATCGCCGTCGCCTGCGCGGGCCACGTCCTGCTCCGCGGCAACCCGGACGCCCTCGACCCCACGGCCCTGACACCCCTCTCCGGCCACTACGTGTTGGCGCCGAGCCGCTTCCTGCCGGTACTCGGCTCCGCCTTCGACCGGGTCGTGCCCTGGGAGCGCATGGTGTACGTACAGCGGGAGCAACCGACCGCGCCCCGTCCACCGCGCGGTGTGATCGTGCGCCGCATCACCGCCTCCGACACCCGCAGGCTGGCCGCACTCGGCGCCGACGCGGCCTGGATCCACGCCAGTTGGGGTGGCCCCGGCGAGCTCGCCGCCTCCGGATGCGCCTGGGGCGCGTTCGACAAAGGCCGCCTTCTGGCCATCGCCTGCACCTACTTCCGCGGCAGCCGGTACGAGGACATCGCCGTCGTCACAGCCCCCGACCACCGCCGCCGGCACCTCGCCCTCAGCTGCGTGCTCGCGCTCGGCGCGGACGCCGCCGCACGCGGGCGGACCGCCAGCTGGACCTGCTCCCGGTACAACCGTGCCAGCCGCCTGCTCGCCTGGCACGCGGGTTTCCGCCTGGAGCGGGAGTACGTGCACTACGCCACCGGCGCAGCGGCTCCCCACGGGGTCACCGGCCTGCGCGTACCCGTCTGA
- a CDS encoding ArsR/SmtB family transcription factor — protein MQVPLYQAKAEFFRMLGHPVRIRVLELLQNGPVPVRDLLNEIEIEPSSLSQQLAVLRRSGIVVSVREGATVSYALAGGDVADLLRAARRILTELLVGQSQLLAELRQADVHPGLSHQDVRQTS, from the coding sequence ATGCAGGTACCCCTCTACCAGGCCAAGGCCGAGTTCTTCCGCATGCTCGGGCACCCCGTGCGCATCCGCGTACTGGAACTCCTGCAGAACGGTCCCGTGCCCGTGCGTGACCTGCTGAACGAAATCGAGATCGAACCTTCCAGCCTCTCCCAGCAACTGGCCGTCCTGCGCCGCTCCGGCATCGTGGTTTCGGTCCGCGAGGGGGCCACGGTCAGCTACGCGCTCGCCGGAGGAGACGTCGCCGACCTCCTGCGCGCCGCACGCCGCATCCTCACCGAACTCCTCGTCGGCCAAAGCCAGCTCCTGGCTGAACTCCGCCAGGCCGACGTGCACCCCGGCCTGTCGCATCAGGACGTGCGCCAGACCTCATAG
- a CDS encoding aspartate aminotransferase family protein, protein MANRVSGHTPAERREYVPPLDPTPPGANPKVLHDELVAAAEWVSQYLSELPGGPVSSPIPVRRRVRLRDAPLGRRGQELGRVLDFVRDEIAPYPTGNGHPAFFAWVNSPPAPAGIIGDLLACAINATCGMGENALMDLERGTVRMLAGLAALPDTTGGVLTSGGSMANLLALATARTWFLTRRGSGDGPAYDRDHARLTLYYSAQAHMSVAKAAACIGLPAHRLRPIATDAYDRLDPAALQAAVTDDLDAGLLPFCTVTTLGTTATGAVDPLEPVTDLCRSAGMWHHADGAWGGLGAAVPALAPLYRGIENVDSLTVDPHKTLSVPVGCGALLVPDPAHLHTAFAHRASYLTSGEPDVLPWLSHATIELTRPGTRALALWATLNHLGHDGITALIEQYLTLADRLRHKITAEPRLELMSGGPWPVVCFRLTAQDHGDQDQLHTRIAHRVQAAGRAYLATVAVRDRTVLRACLCNYRTTPEDLDLLMGEVLDAADADQGPADPQGGRPVRQQ, encoded by the coding sequence ATGGCTAACCGCGTGTCCGGCCACACCCCGGCAGAACGCCGCGAATACGTCCCGCCACTGGATCCCACGCCGCCCGGGGCCAACCCGAAGGTGCTGCACGACGAACTCGTCGCCGCGGCGGAGTGGGTGTCCCAATACCTGAGTGAGCTGCCTGGGGGGCCGGTGAGCAGCCCGATTCCAGTGCGGCGGCGGGTGAGGCTGCGCGACGCGCCGCTCGGCCGCAGAGGGCAGGAGCTGGGCCGGGTACTGGACTTCGTCCGGGACGAGATCGCTCCGTACCCGACCGGGAACGGCCACCCCGCCTTCTTCGCCTGGGTCAACTCGCCGCCCGCCCCCGCGGGGATCATCGGCGACCTTCTGGCCTGTGCCATCAACGCCACCTGCGGCATGGGCGAGAACGCTCTGATGGACCTGGAACGCGGAACCGTGCGGATGCTCGCCGGCCTGGCCGCCCTGCCCGACACCACCGGTGGCGTTCTGACCAGCGGTGGTTCCATGGCCAACCTGCTCGCCCTGGCCACCGCCCGCACCTGGTTCCTCACCCGCCGCGGCAGCGGCGACGGCCCCGCCTACGACCGCGACCACGCTCGGCTCACGCTCTACTACAGCGCCCAAGCACACATGTCCGTCGCCAAGGCAGCCGCCTGCATCGGCCTGCCCGCCCACCGGCTGCGCCCCATCGCCACCGACGCGTACGACCGGCTGGATCCCGCCGCGCTGCAGGCCGCAGTCACCGACGACCTGGACGCGGGTCTGCTGCCGTTCTGCACGGTCACCACGCTGGGCACGACCGCCACGGGCGCCGTCGACCCGCTCGAACCCGTCACGGACCTGTGCCGGAGCGCCGGGATGTGGCACCACGCCGACGGCGCCTGGGGCGGGCTCGGCGCCGCCGTCCCGGCCCTGGCACCCCTTTACCGGGGGATCGAGAATGTCGACTCACTGACCGTCGACCCCCACAAGACCCTCAGCGTGCCGGTCGGATGCGGCGCCCTGCTCGTCCCCGACCCGGCGCATCTGCACACGGCCTTCGCGCATCGCGCCTCCTACCTCACCTCCGGTGAACCGGACGTGCTGCCCTGGCTCTCCCACGCCACGATCGAGCTGACCCGCCCCGGCACCCGGGCCCTGGCCCTGTGGGCCACCCTGAACCACCTGGGCCACGACGGGATCACTGCCTTGATCGAGCAGTACCTGACCCTCGCCGACCGGCTGCGCCACAAGATCACCGCGGAACCCCGGCTGGAACTGATGTCCGGCGGTCCCTGGCCGGTCGTCTGCTTCCGCCTCACCGCCCAGGACCACGGGGACCAGGACCAACTCCACACCCGGATCGCCCACCGCGTCCAAGCCGCAGGACGCGCCTACCTCGCCACCGTCGCCGTGCGCGACCGCACCGTCCTGCGCGCCTGCCTGTGCAATTACCGCACCACCCCGGAAGACCTGGACCTGTTGATGGGCGAGGTCCTCGACGCCGCCGACGCCGACCAGGGCCCCGCCGACCCTCAAGGTGGCCGGCCGGTACGTCAGCAGTGA
- a CDS encoding serine hydrolase domain-containing protein: MRIRRTLTALTLAAAVTVVTAGTMAPASAVQPDPVRRKLETLLRSDHAPGAVASVRDAKGNLRTYTAGVGDLDTHAKMLRDGQVRIGSVTKTFTAVVVLQLVGEGRIRLDAPVETYLPGLVRGKGIDGNRITVRQLLQHTSGLPDYEVDVTDDILQRRYVSPRDALDIALRHETVFDPTEQGHWAYSSTNYLVAGMIVEKVTGRPVAEQIDQRILRQLGLRHTYFPAPGETTIRERHSQGYSVESPGVPRDVTEIDPSASWAGGAMVSTPADLNRFFSTLLKEKDHVLLKEEQITQMRTTVPVQKGYAMGLGVMRVQLSDTCVAWGHSGAIPGYGTWSGATDDGRSTSVTMNLEPKTGQAVEHLEDAMSAGLCH; encoded by the coding sequence ATGCGTATTCGCCGCACCCTCACTGCCCTGACCCTGGCCGCCGCTGTCACGGTTGTCACTGCCGGGACGATGGCGCCCGCGAGCGCCGTCCAGCCGGATCCCGTACGACGGAAACTGGAGACGCTGCTGCGCTCCGACCATGCCCCCGGCGCAGTGGCGAGCGTACGGGACGCCAAGGGGAACTTGCGTACCTACACCGCGGGTGTGGGGGACCTGGACACGCACGCGAAGATGCTCCGGGACGGTCAGGTGCGGATCGGCAGTGTGACCAAGACGTTCACCGCGGTGGTCGTGCTGCAACTGGTCGGCGAGGGCAGGATCCGCCTCGACGCACCGGTCGAGACCTACCTGCCGGGCCTCGTCCGCGGGAAGGGGATCGACGGGAACCGCATCACGGTGCGTCAGCTCCTGCAGCACACCAGCGGACTGCCCGACTACGAGGTCGACGTCACCGACGACATCCTCCAGCGCCGTTACGTCTCTCCCCGCGACGCCCTTGACATCGCTCTCCGGCACGAAACCGTCTTCGACCCCACGGAGCAGGGCCACTGGGCCTACAGCAGCACCAACTACCTGGTGGCGGGAATGATCGTGGAGAAGGTCACCGGACGGCCCGTCGCCGAGCAGATCGATCAGCGCATCCTCCGGCAACTCGGGCTGCGCCACACCTACTTCCCCGCCCCCGGCGAGACGACGATCCGCGAACGCCACTCCCAGGGCTACAGCGTGGAGTCCCCGGGCGTACCCCGCGACGTCACCGAGATCGACCCGTCCGCGTCCTGGGCGGGAGGAGCGATGGTCTCCACCCCCGCCGACCTCAACCGCTTCTTCTCCACGCTGCTCAAGGAGAAGGACCACGTCCTCCTCAAGGAAGAGCAGATCACGCAGATGCGTACCACCGTCCCCGTGCAGAAGGGCTACGCGATGGGACTGGGTGTCATGAGGGTCCAGTTGTCGGACACGTGCGTCGCCTGGGGCCACAGCGGCGCCATCCCCGGCTACGGCACCTGGTCCGGAGCCACCGACGACGGCCGCTCCACCAGCGTCACGATGAACCTGGAGCCCAAGACCGGCCAAGCCGTCGAACACCTCGAAGACGCCATGAGCGCGGGCCTGTGCCACTGA
- a CDS encoding alpha/beta fold hydrolase → MTTPNTPRRTAALGAATAATVVALGTVVPSASAAPDEPAAQAHRAKPTVVLVHGAFADASGWNATATRLRRGGYPVLAVANPLRGLDYDAAYVAGLLKSVKGPKIVVGHSYGGAVITNAAAGVPDVKALVYIAAFVPDQGESLGALIEGHPDPAVPPLPQQTFGYTRPDRTTGTDVLLDPARFRAAFAADVPAPDAELMAASQRPIATEAFAQQTRQAAWKTLPSWALVATQDQAIGPKLERFMARRAGARITEIRGSHAVMVSRPDAVTRMIEQADRGTR, encoded by the coding sequence ATGACCACCCCGAACACCCCCCGTCGCACCGCCGCTCTGGGCGCCGCGACCGCCGCCACCGTAGTGGCGCTGGGGACGGTCGTCCCCAGCGCGTCAGCGGCACCTGACGAGCCCGCCGCGCAGGCACACCGGGCCAAGCCGACCGTCGTCCTGGTCCACGGTGCCTTCGCCGACGCCTCGGGATGGAACGCCACCGCGACCCGGCTGCGGCGCGGGGGATATCCCGTCCTCGCCGTCGCCAACCCGCTGCGCGGCCTCGACTACGACGCCGCCTACGTCGCCGGGCTCCTCAAGAGCGTCAAGGGACCGAAGATCGTGGTCGGTCACTCCTATGGCGGCGCCGTCATCACCAACGCCGCCGCCGGAGTGCCCGACGTCAAGGCGCTGGTGTACATCGCGGCGTTCGTGCCCGACCAGGGCGAGTCGCTCGGCGCGCTGATCGAGGGCCACCCGGACCCGGCCGTGCCGCCGCTGCCCCAGCAGACCTTCGGCTACACCCGGCCCGACCGGACCACCGGCACCGACGTCCTGCTGGACCCGGCCCGTTTCCGCGCGGCCTTCGCCGCCGACGTCCCCGCACCGGACGCGGAGCTCATGGCCGCCTCCCAACGGCCCATCGCCACCGAGGCGTTCGCGCAGCAGACGCGGCAGGCCGCCTGGAAGACCCTGCCCTCCTGGGCCCTGGTCGCCACCCAGGACCAGGCCATCGGCCCGAAGCTGGAGCGGTTCATGGCCCGCCGGGCCGGCGCCCGCATCACCGAGATCCGCGGCTCCCACGCCGTCATGGTCAGCCGCCCCGACGCGGTGACCCGCATGATCGAGCAGGCGGACCGCGGCACCCGCTGA